From one Zhongshania sp. R06B22 genomic stretch:
- the bamA gene encoding outer membrane protein assembly factor BamA → MKRFLAFSFFLWSVSLFAVAQNSLPISDIRVEGLQRISSETVFSALPISIGDLVSTRSVANASRALFGTGNFDDIQIGMDGDILVVKVVERPAISTINLEGNKALATDALLDGLKNSGLAEGQVFKRSTLDGMKMELTRQYVSQGRYDASIETDVVAEPRNRVSVSINIDEGSNATIEHINIVGNTVYDDDTLLDLFELKAGGLFSFFSSSDKYSREKLKGDLEKLNSYYLDRGYLLFNSDSVQVAISPDRKSVYITVNVIEGEKYTISSAELSGDLVLPEDDLKRFVLVQKGQVFSQALVTSSEEFITKRLGNEGYNFAKVRGIPETNEEDKTVDIKFFIDPGKRTYVRRIDFEGNARTSDEVLRREMRQIESAPASADKIELSRIRLERLGYFKEAKVDTLEVPGTDDLIDLRYEVEEQSSGSLGASVGFSQDSGLLLSANIQQNNFFGTGKQVGFGISRSNFASSANFNYLDPYFTEDGVSRGFSIFYRATDFEEINVASYTSDTYGASVNFGYPISETERLGFDLGVNRTSIDAGLSAVKEIKSSPRLLDIIDNYFVSQLDPVTGTYNVAEVLENINNLPANALVDSGEEGFLDKYGEEFDNFTAGISWRQSTLNRGLLATRGAAQSLSLQVAVPGSDLEYFKLGYEGQIYVPVTNSFTLRFRTQLGYGDGYGELENLPFYENFYAGGFGSVRGYQANTLGPRSSIADIYRISQAATAIDSSGNALALSAQGAYILDPATGLLVVDSANSFTRDPDPFGGNVLIEGSIELLFPLPFVKDQRSVRSGLFFDAGNVFSTQCGSTQVNCSTPEISGLRTSAGVGVTWITGFGPLTFSLGRALNAEKIDEEEIFQFSLGRSF, encoded by the coding sequence ATGAAACGCTTTTTAGCATTTAGTTTTTTCCTGTGGTCGGTGAGTCTTTTCGCTGTTGCCCAAAATTCACTGCCGATTTCAGATATTCGCGTAGAAGGCCTACAGCGAATATCGTCGGAGACGGTGTTCTCCGCTCTGCCAATAAGTATTGGCGATTTGGTCAGTACCCGTAGCGTAGCAAACGCGTCTAGGGCGCTGTTTGGTACGGGTAACTTCGACGATATCCAGATTGGTATGGATGGTGACATACTTGTGGTGAAAGTCGTTGAGCGCCCCGCGATCAGCACGATTAATTTAGAGGGAAACAAAGCGCTGGCTACCGACGCCCTGCTGGATGGCTTGAAAAATTCAGGTCTTGCTGAAGGCCAAGTCTTTAAGCGTTCCACGCTTGACGGCATGAAAATGGAGTTGACTCGGCAGTACGTATCTCAGGGCCGCTATGACGCCAGTATTGAAACCGATGTTGTCGCTGAGCCGCGCAACCGTGTTTCGGTCAGTATCAATATTGATGAAGGCAGTAATGCGACCATTGAACACATCAATATTGTTGGCAACACCGTGTACGACGACGACACTCTTCTGGATTTGTTTGAGTTAAAAGCAGGCGGTTTATTTTCCTTCTTCAGTAGTAGTGATAAGTATTCTCGCGAAAAGCTCAAAGGCGATCTAGAAAAGCTTAATTCCTATTACTTAGATCGCGGCTATCTATTATTTAACTCGGACTCGGTTCAAGTTGCGATTAGTCCTGATCGAAAATCTGTATATATCACCGTGAATGTCATTGAAGGTGAAAAATATACCATCAGCAGCGCAGAGTTATCCGGTGATCTAGTGTTGCCTGAAGACGACTTAAAGCGCTTCGTCTTGGTGCAGAAAGGCCAGGTTTTCTCACAGGCTTTGGTAACCAGTTCGGAAGAGTTTATTACCAAACGCTTAGGCAACGAAGGCTATAATTTTGCCAAGGTCCGCGGCATACCTGAGACCAATGAAGAAGACAAAACCGTAGATATAAAATTCTTTATTGATCCCGGCAAACGCACTTATGTCCGACGCATTGATTTTGAAGGTAATGCGCGGACTTCTGACGAAGTATTACGTCGAGAAATGCGTCAGATTGAAAGTGCGCCGGCGTCGGCAGATAAAATTGAATTGTCGCGGATTCGTTTGGAGCGCCTTGGTTACTTTAAAGAAGCCAAGGTGGACACTTTAGAAGTTCCAGGTACCGACGACTTGATCGATCTGCGCTATGAAGTTGAAGAGCAAAGCTCTGGTAGTCTTGGTGCAAGTGTTGGTTTCTCGCAGGACAGTGGTTTGCTCCTGAGCGCCAATATCCAGCAAAATAATTTCTTTGGCACCGGTAAGCAAGTTGGTTTCGGTATTTCCCGCAGTAACTTTGCGAGCAGTGCTAATTTCAATTATCTAGATCCCTATTTTACAGAAGATGGTGTGAGTCGCGGTTTTTCCATCTTTTACCGTGCTACCGATTTTGAAGAAATAAACGTCGCCAGTTACACCTCTGACACTTATGGCGCCAGCGTTAACTTTGGCTACCCTATTTCTGAAACTGAGCGTCTTGGTTTCGATCTTGGTGTTAATCGGACTTCAATCGATGCGGGTCTAAGCGCAGTAAAAGAAATTAAGAGTAGCCCGCGCTTATTAGATATTATCGACAACTATTTTGTGAGTCAGCTAGATCCCGTAACCGGGACTTACAATGTGGCCGAGGTGCTCGAGAATATTAATAATTTGCCTGCCAATGCCTTAGTTGATAGCGGCGAAGAAGGGTTCTTAGATAAATATGGCGAAGAGTTTGATAACTTCACCGCCGGTATTTCTTGGCGTCAATCGACTCTAAACCGCGGTTTGTTAGCGACTCGCGGTGCCGCGCAATCTTTGTCTTTACAAGTGGCGGTGCCAGGCTCTGACCTAGAGTATTTCAAGCTAGGCTATGAAGGGCAGATATACGTTCCTGTTACTAATAGTTTTACCCTGAGGTTCAGAACTCAATTGGGCTATGGTGATGGCTATGGTGAGCTAGAAAACCTCCCGTTCTATGAGAATTTCTACGCGGGCGGTTTTGGTTCGGTGCGGGGTTATCAAGCTAATACCTTAGGTCCCCGTAGCTCTATTGCCGATATTTATAGAATTAGCCAGGCTGCTACGGCCATCGATTCTTCGGGCAATGCCTTGGCACTGTCAGCACAAGGGGCTTATATTTTAGATCCTGCGACCGGCTTATTGGTGGTAGATAGCGCCAATAGCTTCACTCGTGACCCAGACCCCTTCGGTGGCAATGTATTAATAGAGGGCAGTATAGAATTACTGTTTCCCCTTCCTTTTGTGAAAGATCAACGTTCTGTCCGCAGTGGTTTGTTTTTTGATGCAGGTAATGTATTTAGCACCCAGTGCGGTTCTACTCAGGTTAACTGCTCAACCCCAGAGATTTCAGGTTTGCGAACGTCTGCTGGTGTTGGTGTAACCTGGATCACTGGCTTTGGTCCCTTGACCTTTAGCCTCGGTAGAGCGCTGAACGCTGAAAAGATTGATGAAGAAGAAATATTCCAATTCTCATTAGGGCGTAGTTTTTAA
- the rseP gene encoding sigma E protease regulator RseP — MLDILQTILVTLLTLAILVTVHEFGHFWVARRCGVKVLRFSVGFGKPLLSWSDRSGTEYVIAGIPLGGYVKMLDEREGNVPEELLDQTFNRATPRSRIAIAAAGPLANFILAILVYWLIFLNGVSGVAPIVAKVEAGSLAERAGIIAGQEFLSVDGKATPTWEALQLQLLDRIGENGEILVNMRSSDTGLVSEKVVSLTDWMHDVEEPNPVRELGVTLFVPEVIPRIESVMPESPAERAGLRAGDLVLETDGQPINTWLEWVEQVRLKPEQAVSVTVERDNQRVMLTMTPERKLDEGSKAYGYVGVGVAMPSWPEEMQRMTEYGFIGAAVAAVDKTWTMSALTLSSIKKMLMGLLSPKNLSGPITIAKVAGSSVQYGFFAWLTFLALLSVSLAVLNLLPIPVLDGGHIVYALVEWLTGKPVAEQVQVWANQTGLVLVVCLMVFAIYNDVLRL; from the coding sequence TTGTTGGACATATTACAGACGATACTAGTGACACTGCTAACCTTAGCCATCTTGGTAACAGTGCACGAATTCGGTCATTTTTGGGTCGCGCGGCGTTGTGGCGTCAAAGTTTTGCGGTTTTCCGTGGGCTTTGGCAAGCCTTTGCTATCTTGGTCTGATCGCAGTGGCACTGAATATGTTATCGCCGGCATTCCACTCGGTGGCTACGTTAAAATGTTGGACGAGCGCGAGGGTAATGTTCCTGAAGAGTTACTAGATCAAACGTTTAATCGCGCAACACCCCGTTCGCGCATTGCCATTGCGGCGGCTGGGCCCTTGGCAAATTTTATCCTGGCTATTCTGGTCTATTGGTTGATCTTCTTAAATGGCGTTAGCGGTGTTGCGCCAATCGTCGCCAAGGTAGAAGCAGGTTCTCTGGCCGAGAGAGCAGGGATTATCGCCGGCCAAGAATTTTTGTCCGTCGACGGCAAGGCGACCCCGACATGGGAAGCTCTGCAGCTACAGCTTCTGGATCGCATTGGGGAAAACGGCGAAATCCTAGTCAATATGCGCTCATCTGACACAGGTCTGGTGAGCGAAAAAGTTGTGTCCTTGACCGATTGGATGCATGACGTAGAAGAGCCAAATCCGGTGCGCGAGTTGGGCGTGACCTTATTCGTGCCGGAAGTTATTCCAAGAATAGAATCAGTCATGCCGGAAAGCCCGGCCGAGCGAGCGGGGCTGCGTGCTGGAGATTTGGTTCTTGAGACGGATGGTCAGCCTATTAACACTTGGTTGGAATGGGTGGAGCAGGTAAGGCTAAAGCCAGAACAAGCGGTTTCGGTGACGGTTGAGCGTGACAATCAGCGCGTCATGCTCACAATGACGCCAGAACGCAAGCTCGATGAGGGATCTAAGGCATATGGCTATGTTGGAGTGGGTGTTGCAATGCCCTCTTGGCCTGAGGAAATGCAGAGAATGACGGAATACGGGTTTATTGGCGCGGCTGTTGCAGCAGTTGACAAAACCTGGACGATGAGCGCTCTTACCTTATCGTCAATTAAAAAGATGTTGATGGGTCTGTTATCGCCGAAAAACTTGAGTGGGCCGATAACCATTGCTAAAGTGGCGGGCTCCTCAGTGCAGTACGGATTTTTTGCATGGCTGACGTTTTTGGCATTGTTGAGTGTCAGCCTTGCCGTTTTAAACTTATTACCAATTCCTGTATTGGATGGCGGGCATATTGTCTACGCTCTGGTAGAGTGGCTCACCGGTAAGCCGGTGGCAGAACAGGTACAGGTGTGGGCTAATCAGACGGGCTTGGTACTAGTAGTATGTTTGATGGTTTTTGCGATATATAACGATGTGTTGCGCCTTTAG
- the ispC gene encoding 1-deoxy-D-xylulose-5-phosphate reductoisomerase — protein sequence MQSVTVLGSTGSIGVSTLDVLARHPERYCVYALTANRNLDTLFEQIEVFSPRYAVLADTTLVKSFADRLASAGLSTEVLGGEDGLCAVAREADVTMAAIVGAAGLLPTMAAVEAGKKVLLANKEALVMAGPLFMDAVERHGAILLPIDSEHNAIFQCLPPQNQLGSGQGSPFANGVRRILLTGSGGPFRTTALADLAGVTPDQACAHPNWSMGRKISVDSATMMNKGLELIEACWLFHTAPSNIDIIVHPQSVIHSMVEYIDGSVLAQLGNPDMRTPIAHALAWPERIVSGVGTLDIISQARLDFEAPDEHRFPCLRLAREAAVRGGTAPAVLNAANEIAVEAFLDGRLAFVDIATVIEQVMLTLEIVEPQSLADVQQADSKSRVLAVAIIAEKALI from the coding sequence ATGCAGTCAGTTACTGTGCTGGGTTCTACCGGCTCTATAGGTGTCAGCACATTAGACGTATTGGCGCGTCATCCTGAGCGTTATTGCGTTTACGCCTTAACGGCTAATCGCAATCTAGATACATTGTTTGAACAGATTGAAGTGTTTTCTCCGCGCTATGCGGTATTGGCTGATACGACTCTTGTTAAGTCCTTTGCCGATCGACTTGCGTCTGCTGGTCTGAGTACCGAGGTGCTTGGCGGGGAAGACGGCCTGTGTGCAGTGGCGCGTGAGGCTGACGTGACGATGGCGGCGATTGTGGGGGCGGCGGGTTTGCTGCCAACCATGGCGGCGGTTGAAGCGGGTAAAAAGGTTTTATTAGCAAATAAAGAAGCTTTAGTGATGGCTGGGCCGCTGTTTATGGACGCTGTCGAGCGTCATGGCGCAATTTTATTGCCGATAGATAGCGAGCACAATGCGATTTTTCAATGCTTACCGCCCCAAAATCAGTTAGGCAGCGGTCAGGGCAGCCCCTTTGCTAATGGCGTTCGACGTATTTTGCTGACCGGTTCAGGCGGGCCGTTTCGGACCACAGCCTTGGCAGACTTAGCTGGTGTGACACCAGATCAGGCATGCGCGCACCCTAATTGGTCAATGGGGCGCAAAATATCCGTTGATTCAGCAACTATGATGAATAAGGGCCTAGAGCTAATTGAGGCTTGTTGGTTATTTCATACAGCCCCCTCGAATATTGATATTATTGTTCATCCCCAGAGTGTTATTCACTCGATGGTTGAGTATATTGACGGCTCGGTATTGGCGCAGCTTGGTAATCCAGATATGCGTACGCCTATCGCACATGCCTTGGCGTGGCCGGAGCGTATTGTGTCCGGGGTTGGCACTTTAGATATTATTAGTCAGGCGCGTTTGGATTTTGAGGCGCCAGACGAACACCGTTTTCCGTGTTTGCGGCTGGCGCGTGAGGCTGCAGTGCGGGGCGGAACAGCGCCAGCTGTGTTGAATGCGGCGAATGAAATTGCTGTTGAAGCATTTCTTGATGGGCGCTTGGCGTTTGTCGATATTGCCACGGTTATAGAGCAGGTTATGTTGACGCTAGAAATTGTTGAACCGCAATCACTCGCGGATGTCCAACAAGCGGACAGCAAGTCTCGTGTTTTGGCAGTGGCAATTATTGCCGAGAAAGCCTTGATTTAA
- a CDS encoding phosphatidate cytidylyltransferase, which translates to MLKQRIITAVLIVATLSAALAYLSLPALSAVFALVVLLAAWEWSDMTGFSSNLSRIFYVAACGLLMAVAGWKIDLLGSVDQAEVQEIVVAASLWWAIALLWVKSYPSSAGLWGPLWMRALMGFLVLVPAWLALCYLRSLSGGVWLIVLVIALVASADIGAYFVGRAFGKAKLAPAVSPGKSWAGFWGGLASSTLLSALLWVVLARMSPGAIPIGLLPLICLVIVTVLASVLGDLLESMVKRHRGIKDSGHLLPGHGGIMDRIDSITAAAPVFALGLMATGWA; encoded by the coding sequence ATGTTAAAGCAGCGGATCATCACCGCGGTGTTGATCGTAGCCACGCTATCGGCGGCACTGGCTTATTTGTCTCTGCCTGCTTTGTCGGCAGTGTTTGCGCTTGTTGTGTTGCTGGCTGCCTGGGAATGGTCAGATATGACTGGCTTCTCTAGTAATTTATCCCGCATTTTCTATGTCGCAGCATGTGGCCTGCTGATGGCGGTCGCTGGGTGGAAGATAGATTTACTTGGCAGTGTTGATCAGGCCGAGGTCCAGGAAATTGTTGTTGCTGCCAGTCTTTGGTGGGCTATCGCCTTGCTTTGGGTTAAGTCCTACCCGTCAAGTGCGGGGCTTTGGGGTCCGCTTTGGATGAGGGCCTTAATGGGCTTTCTGGTTTTGGTGCCGGCGTGGCTGGCCCTTTGTTATTTAAGAAGCTTAAGCGGCGGGGTGTGGTTGATTGTACTCGTAATAGCCCTTGTTGCTTCTGCTGATATTGGTGCTTATTTTGTGGGCCGCGCCTTTGGAAAAGCCAAGCTTGCTCCTGCGGTGAGTCCAGGAAAATCTTGGGCGGGTTTTTGGGGTGGTTTGGCATCAAGTACTTTACTGTCTGCCTTGTTGTGGGTGGTATTGGCGCGGATGTCGCCGGGAGCGATACCAATCGGTTTATTGCCCTTGATCTGTCTTGTGATAGTGACCGTCTTGGCCTCGGTCTTAGGGGATCTATTGGAAAGTATGGTCAAGCGCCATCGCGGTATTAAAGACAGTGGCCACCTGTTGCCGGGGCATGGCGGAATAATGGACCGTATAGACAGTATTACGGCCGCAGCACCGGTGTTTGCCTTGGGTTTGATGGCAACGGGATGGGCCTGA
- the uppS gene encoding polyprenyl diphosphate synthase yields the protein MPVTTRDSAPKSVPRHVAIIMDGNNRWAKQQGLKSSAGHRAGVEVIRPLLKKTRERGVEIVTLFAFSSENWQRPTLEVQALMRLFSSYLDSETKQLHADGVRMRFIGERSQFSAALRKQMDYSEQLTRFNRDTQLVIAVDYGGQWDIVSAAKAMAEKVKAGELSTDDFSVELFDSYLALADVAKPDLCIRTAGEQRISNFMLWQLAYSELYFTDCFWPDFNAEELDKALDAYAFRERRFGGRNNDNNAETPE from the coding sequence ATGCCAGTAACAACGCGGGATTCCGCGCCTAAGAGTGTTCCCCGGCACGTTGCCATCATTATGGATGGCAATAATCGCTGGGCTAAACAGCAGGGTTTGAAATCGTCCGCTGGCCATCGCGCCGGCGTCGAGGTAATACGTCCGCTATTAAAGAAAACCCGAGAGCGCGGCGTAGAAATTGTTACTTTATTTGCTTTCTCTAGCGAAAATTGGCAGCGGCCAACCCTCGAAGTTCAAGCCTTAATGCGGCTATTTTCAAGCTATCTCGATAGTGAAACCAAGCAGCTACATGCTGATGGCGTGCGAATGCGGTTTATTGGTGAACGCAGCCAATTTTCAGCGGCGCTTCGCAAGCAAATGGATTACAGCGAACAGCTAACCCGTTTTAATCGAGACACGCAGTTGGTCATCGCGGTTGATTACGGCGGCCAGTGGGACATTGTTAGCGCTGCTAAAGCAATGGCAGAAAAAGTCAAAGCTGGCGAGCTCAGCACTGATGATTTTAGTGTTGAGTTATTTGATAGCTATCTTGCACTTGCAGATGTTGCTAAGCCAGATCTTTGCATTCGCACTGCCGGTGAACAGCGAATTAGTAATTTTATGCTGTGGCAGTTAGCGTATAGCGAATTATATTTTACCGATTGTTTTTGGCCTGATTTTAACGCAGAAGAGTTAGATAAGGCGCTTGATGCCTATGCGTTTCGAGAGCGGCGGTTTGGCGGTCGAAATAATGATAATAATGCAGAAACGCCTGAATAA
- the frr gene encoding ribosome recycling factor: MIDDLKEDAKQRMAKTIEALGTNFNKIRTGRAHPSLLDGLRVSYYGTDTPLSQLANIGVEDSRTLTVTPWEKNIVPDIEKAIMKSDLGLNPSSAGSVIRIPMAMLTQETRKGYIKQARQEAESVRVSIRNARRDVLSDLKDLLKEKEISEDEERRAQDDVQKITDQYIAEVDKALAAKEADLMEI, from the coding sequence GTGATAGATGATTTGAAGGAAGACGCTAAGCAGCGTATGGCCAAGACTATCGAGGCCTTGGGAACTAATTTCAATAAAATTCGTACCGGCCGCGCACACCCTAGTTTATTAGATGGCTTGCGGGTGTCTTACTACGGTACCGATACGCCCCTATCGCAATTAGCGAATATAGGTGTCGAAGACTCAAGAACATTGACAGTAACGCCTTGGGAAAAGAATATTGTTCCCGACATTGAAAAGGCGATTATGAAGTCAGACCTGGGTTTGAATCCTAGCTCTGCTGGCAGCGTGATCCGTATTCCAATGGCTATGCTTACCCAAGAAACCCGCAAGGGTTATATCAAGCAGGCTAGGCAGGAAGCTGAAAGCGTGCGGGTATCAATTCGCAATGCGCGTCGCGACGTGCTGTCTGACTTGAAAGACTTGCTAAAAGAGAAAGAAATTAGCGAAGACGAAGAGCGTCGCGCGCAGGATGATGTGCAGAAAATCACCGATCAGTATATTGCTGAAGTTGATAAAGCACTGGCGGCGAAAGAAGCCGACCTGATGGAAATTTGA
- the pyrH gene encoding UMP kinase → MSSQARDKKYKRILLKLSGEALMGGLGFGIDPKVLDRMALEVGQLVGIGVQVGLVVGGGNLFRGAALQTAGLDRVTGDHMGMLATVMNALALRDALERSNIKSSVMSAIPMSGVVDHYDRRKAIRALSRGEVVIFAAGTGNPFFTTDSAACLRGIEVDADLVLKATKVDGVYSADPMLDPDAVKYDYLSYDEVLNKKLEVMDLTAICLCRDHNMPLRVFAMEQQGALLNIVVGGEEGTLVGAAATREEKRRDR, encoded by the coding sequence ATGTCTAGCCAAGCTCGAGATAAGAAATACAAGCGCATACTGCTTAAATTAAGCGGTGAGGCTTTGATGGGTGGCCTGGGATTTGGTATTGATCCCAAGGTATTAGACCGTATGGCGCTTGAAGTTGGTCAACTGGTTGGTATCGGTGTGCAGGTTGGTCTAGTGGTTGGCGGCGGGAATTTGTTCCGTGGCGCGGCACTGCAAACCGCTGGCTTAGATCGTGTGACTGGCGATCATATGGGTATGTTGGCTACAGTAATGAACGCCTTGGCGCTTCGTGATGCGTTAGAGCGCAGTAATATAAAATCTTCGGTGATGTCTGCGATTCCCATGAGTGGTGTTGTTGATCACTATGATCGTCGCAAGGCGATTCGTGCCTTATCCCGTGGTGAAGTAGTTATTTTTGCCGCCGGTACAGGTAATCCGTTTTTTACAACCGACTCTGCAGCGTGCTTACGCGGCATTGAGGTTGATGCGGATTTGGTATTGAAGGCAACAAAAGTAGACGGTGTTTACAGTGCAGATCCCATGCTCGATCCCGATGCTGTAAAGTATGATTATCTCAGCTACGATGAAGTGTTGAATAAAAAGCTCGAAGTTATGGACTTGACCGCGATTTGCTTGTGTCGTGACCATAATATGCCGTTGCGGGTTTTTGCGATGGAGCAGCAGGGGGCTTTATTGAATATTGTGGTGGGAGGCGAAGAGGGTACTCTGGTTGGTGCCGCCGCAACACGCGAGGAGAAACGTCGTGATAGATGA
- the tsf gene encoding translation elongation factor Ts: MAVTASMVKELRDRTGLGMMECKKALNEANGDIELAIEEMRKSSGLKAAKKAGRTAADGVVSIKIAEDGSYGVAVEVNSETDFVARDASFLAFVAQIVDKAFATKATDVAELMSGELESAREALVQKIGENISVRRSLVVSAEDGVVDGYVHSNNRIAVLVALKGGDSELARDVAMHVAAVNPRVAKSADMPEEEITKEREIFTAQAAESGKPPEIIEKMIEGRIRKFLSESSLVDQAFVKDPELTVGKLLKNSNADIQTFLRFEVGEGIEKEEVDFAAEVAAQLKG, translated from the coding sequence ATGGCTGTAACAGCATCAATGGTAAAAGAATTACGCGATCGTACTGGTCTTGGCATGATGGAGTGTAAAAAAGCACTTAATGAGGCCAATGGCGATATCGAATTAGCGATTGAAGAAATGCGCAAGTCTAGCGGTCTTAAGGCAGCTAAAAAAGCGGGTCGTACTGCGGCCGATGGCGTTGTTAGCATCAAAATTGCAGAAGATGGCAGCTACGGCGTTGCGGTTGAAGTGAACAGCGAGACAGATTTTGTAGCGCGTGATGCCAGCTTCTTGGCATTTGTTGCCCAAATAGTTGATAAGGCTTTCGCTACTAAGGCGACTGATGTTGCTGAATTGATGAGTGGTGAGCTGGAGTCTGCACGTGAAGCGCTGGTTCAAAAAATCGGTGAGAATATTTCCGTGCGTCGCTCATTGGTTGTTAGTGCAGAAGATGGCGTAGTTGATGGCTATGTGCATTCTAATAACCGTATTGCGGTATTGGTTGCACTGAAGGGCGGCGATTCTGAGTTGGCACGCGATGTTGCTATGCACGTTGCTGCAGTAAATCCGCGGGTTGCTAAATCTGCCGATATGCCTGAAGAAGAAATCACCAAAGAGCGTGAAATCTTTACAGCGCAAGCGGCCGAGAGCGGCAAGCCACCTGAGATCATTGAAAAGATGATTGAAGGCCGGATTCGCAAGTTCTTGTCTGAAAGCTCTCTGGTTGATCAGGCGTTTGTTAAAGACCCTGAGCTTACCGTGGGCAAGTTGCTGAAAAACAGCAATGCCGATATTCAAACATTTTTGCGTTTTGAAGTGGGCGAAGGTATCGAGAAAGAAGAAGTAGACTTTGCCGCCGAGGTGGCTGCTCAGCTGAAAGGCTAA